From a single Ornithorhynchus anatinus isolate Pmale09 chromosome 15, mOrnAna1.pri.v4, whole genome shotgun sequence genomic region:
- the ORNANAV1R3243 gene encoding vomeronasal 1 receptor ornAnaV1R3243 (The RefSeq protein has 1 substitution compared to this genomic sequence), whose amino-acid sequence MEGTELSFSIAILLQIIIGSIVNVFLLLFYASVISASHKPSSSDLILAHLALINTIIVLTNGIPKALSVWGWRNFLDTVRCKILIYLYRVARGLAICSTCLLSVFQAVTISPGTSRWAGAKAKLPQCIIPFCALSWLLNMLIDVTALIYMTGPQNSCSVRLILDLKYCLTISASEASALAVAVALAFRDLFFVELMTLASGYMVLVLCRHHRQVQHIHGTGHSSRGMPEVMAAKRVIALVTLYVLLYGRQAVTLSVLINMKGTSSLLMNSHMVLGFAFSFISPFLMIVSDRRMRMF is encoded by the coding sequence ATGGAAGGCACGGAGCTCTCCTTCAACATTGCGATTTTGTTGCAGATCATCATCGGATCCATAGTgaacgtcttcctcctcctgttctatgCAAGTGTCATCTCCGCCAGCCAcaagcccagttcctctgacctgatccttgcccacctGGCTTTGATCAACACCATCATCGTCCTCACCAATGGAATCCCCAAAGCCTTGTCAGTTTGGGGCTGGAGAAACTTTCTGGACACAGTTAGATGTAAAATCCTCATTTACCTGTACCGGGTGGCCCGGGGCCTTGCCATCTgctccacctgcctcctgagtgtcttccaggctgtcaccatcagcCCTGGCACCTCTCGATGGGCAGGAGCCAAAGCCAAGTTACCCCAGTGCATCATCCCCTTCTGTGCCCTCTCCTGGCTCCTCAACATGTTGATTGACGTTACTGCCCTGATCTACATGACCGGTCCCCAGAACAGCTGCAGCGTCCGACTCATACTGGACCTCAAATACTGCTTGACCATCAGTGCCAGTGAAGCGAGTGCCCTGGCCGTCGCGGTCGCCTTGGCCTTCCGCGACCTGTTCTTCGTGGAGCTCATGACcctggccagtggctacatggtgctcGTTCTCTGCaggcaccaccggcaggtccaACACATCCACGGGACCGGCCACTCCTCCAGGGGAATGCCCGAGGTCATGGCGGCCAAGAGGGTCAtcgccctggtcaccctctacgtcctcctctaTGGGCGGCAGGCTGTCACGCTGAGCGTTTTGATAAACATGAAGGGAACCTCTTCCCTGCTGATGAATAGCCACATGGTGCTGGGGTTTGCCTTCTCGTTCATCAGTCCATTCCTGATGATTGTGAGTGATAGGCGGATGAGAATGTTCTAG